From the Lepidochelys kempii isolate rLepKem1 chromosome 2, rLepKem1.hap2, whole genome shotgun sequence genome, one window contains:
- the LOC140905781 gene encoding E3 ubiquitin-protein ligase TRIM39-like — protein sequence MAQAAVTLTENLQNEATCPICLDSFKDPVITECSHNFCGACISEYCKESSGNLSCPQCRKTIQPRNFRPNRQLANMVEIAVQLGVEAAKKAQEIVCEEHKESLKLFCEQDQRPICLVCRESRGHRDHTLAPIEEVAQAYKEKLQSNLCFLQQEREEFEPYGEEKSDELLRQTESERRKILLEFEQLHDFLSEQQCLLLAQLEVLDEEILKRRNEYVTKVSEKTLLLNELISEIERKCSQPATEFLKDIGSTLNRCECVKVPTPAPVSPVLKKRVSDFSENNSLVMGVLAMFKENLRAQLDKEKVNVTLDPETANPHLVLSEDGKSVRLGAGRLDVPDNPKRFMVSPCVLGSEGFTTGRHYWELEVGDGDGWAVGAARESVERNGPSRLQTEGIWAVRLGWDCQYAALTFPPTPLSLDEKPRKIRVHLDYEEGQVTFYNAENMAQIFNFSASFNEKIFPYFWLWSPESCIQMCP from the exons ATGGCTCAGGCTGCTGTGACTCTGACTGAAAATCTCCAAAATGAAGCCACTTGTCCCATCTGCCTGGACTCTTTCAAAGATCCAGTGATCACCGAGTGCAGCCACAATTTCTGTGGGGCATGTATCAGTGAGTACTGCAAGGAATCATCCGGGAACCTCTCCTGTCCTCAGTGCAGAAAGACAATCCAGCCAAGAAACTTCAGGCCTAACAGGCAGCTGGCAAACATGGTAGAAATCGCTGTGCAGCTTGGTGTTGAAGCAGCAAAGAAAGCGCAAGAGATTGTGTGCGAGGAGCACAAGGAGTCTTTGAAACTCTTCTGCGAACAGGACCAGAGACCGATCTGCCTGGTGTgcagggagtcccgggggcaTAGGGATCACACCCTGGCTCCCATAGAGGAGGTGGCGCAGGCCTACAAG GAAAAGCTTCAGAGCAATTTGTGTTTCTTACAACaagagagagaagaatttgaGCCGTATGGAGAAGAGAAAAGCGATGAACTGCTG AGACAGACAGAATCGGAGAGACGGAAGATTTTGTTGGAATTTGAGCAATTGCATGACTTTCTTAGTGAACAACAGTGCCTTCTTCTGGCACAGCTGGAAGTGCTCGACGAGGAGATTTTAAAGAGGCGGAATGAATATGTAACCAAAGTTTCAGAGAAAACGTTACTACTCAACGAACTCATCAGCGAGATAGAAAGGAAATGTTCCCAGCCAGCGACAGAATTCCTGAAG GACATTGGCAGCACCTTGAACAG GTGCGAGTGTGTGAAAGTCCCAACTCCAGCGCCCGTTTCTCCTGTGCTGAAGAAGAGAGTCAGCGACTTCTCTGAAAATAATAGCCTTGTAATGGGGGTGCTGGCTATGTTCAAAG AGAATCTGCGAGCTCAGCTGGATAAAGAAAAAG TCAACGTGACTCTGGATCCGGAAACAGCAAATCCCCACCTCGTCCTGTCAGAGGATGGGAAAAGCGTGAGACTTGGAGCGGGGCGGCTGGATGTGCCTGACAATCCCAAGAGATTCATGGTGAGCCCCTGTGTCCTGGGCTCTGAGGGATTCACAACAGGGAGACACTATTGGGAGCTGGAGGTAGGAGATGGGgatggctgggctgtgggggctgCCAGAGAGTCTGTGGAGAGAAACGGGCCGTCAAGGCTTCAGACGGAAGGGATCTGGGCTGTACGGCTGGGCTGGGATTGTCAATATGCAGCTCTCACTTTCCCCCCGACCCCTCTCTCACTTGACGAGAAGCCCAGGAAGATCCGAGTTCACTTGGACTATGAAGAGGGGCAAGTGACCTTTTACAATGCAGAGAACATGGCCCAAATCTTCAATTTCTCTGCCTCTTTCAACGAGAAAATCTTCCCTTACTTTTGGCTCTGGTCCCCAGAATCATGTATCCAGATGTGTCCCTGA